A window of Citrus sinensis cultivar Valencia sweet orange chromosome 7, DVS_A1.0, whole genome shotgun sequence contains these coding sequences:
- the LOC127898868 gene encoding uncharacterized protein LOC127898868, whose translation MADDRDRAIRDYAVLAPQVVHPGIVRPKVEAANFELKPEYIAKNESIVQSQVVSLGNLENQIGQLAIAMSSKSQGSLSSNTEDPRREGKEHCKVINLRSGKNIDILVDVTKKRLELNSSQEPPQDESMLQQPSHQDTGASGQPIATLEGNQPITAEEEAATLVVTTYNKSKEQRLECSHMLQSKIPKKLKDLESFTIQCTIGTKYNDRALCDLGANINLMTLSAFKQLGVGECRPTTVTLQLAGRSHAYPEGKIGVVLVKAD comes from the exons ATGGCAGATGACAGAGATAGGGCTATCAGAGATTATGCTGTGTTAGCTCCTCAAGTTGTACATCCTGGAATAGTCAGACCTAAAGTGGAAGCCGCTAACTTTGAACTTAAACCA GAATATATTGCGAAGAATGAATCAATTGTGCAAAGTCAAGTTGTATCTCTAGGAAACctggaaaatcaaattggacAACTTGCCATAGCAATGAGTAGCAAATCTCAGGGAAGTTTATCCAGCAATACAGAAGATCCAAGAAGAGAGGGTAAAGAACACTGTAAAGTAATCAACCTAAGATCTGGAAAGAATATTGATATCCTTGTTGATGTGACTAAAAAGAGGTTGGAACTTAACTCCTCACAAGAACCACCTCAAGATGAGAGCATGTTACAACAACCCAGCCATCAAGATACTGGTGCTAGTGGTCAACCTATAGCAACTTTAGAAGGGAATCAACCAATAACTGCTGAAGAAGAAGCTGCAACACTAGTGGTGACAACttacaataaatcaaaggAGCAGAGATTG GAATGCAGTCACATGCTTCAAAGTAAGATCCctaaaaaattgaaggatCTAGAAAGCTTCACAATACAATGTACAATTGGAACTAAGTACAATGACAGAGCACTCTGTGACTTGGGAGCCAATATTAATCTGATGACATTATCTGCATTTAAGCAATTGGGAGTAGGAGAGTGCAGGCCAACAACAGTCACTCTGCAATTAGCTGGCAGATCTCATGCATACCCTGAAGGAAAGATTGGGGTTGTATTGGTGAAGGCTGATTAA